Proteins from a genomic interval of Paenibacillus sp. RC334:
- a CDS encoding putative glycoside hydrolase — protein MNMIWAIMLLAMGIGGNGDHSANAPNVKDTVATTISSAMIQAQHSNMKVDASNPPVKIDPQPTTPAIKGIYVTAYSAGGSRMTQLLELLDKTELNSMIIDIKDDAGYITYPTTNPELLKLGKPQKFIRDISGLMDRLKKHNVYPIARIVVFKDTVLANKNPEMSFRNPDGSVWKNGKGDGFVNPYNKEVWDYNIAIAKEAAKLGFKEIQFDYVRFPEGFEKRADKLKYTKSDQSRVDAVAEFVQYARKELAPLGVRVSVDIFGYAASVPAAEGIGQDFAKISENVDVISPMVYPSHYTTGWFGVKDPDKNPYQTIKGSMADTHKKLDPTGKLKPIIRPWIQDFTASWLGSGHYAKYGKTQVEDQIRALKDMKVDEYLLWNATNRYTSGVTYK, from the coding sequence ATGAATATGATTTGGGCAATTATGCTATTGGCAATGGGAATAGGCGGAAACGGGGATCATTCAGCCAACGCCCCAAATGTAAAAGATACGGTGGCAACGACAATCAGCAGCGCGATGATTCAGGCTCAGCACAGTAATATGAAGGTGGATGCCTCCAATCCTCCGGTTAAAATTGACCCACAGCCGACGACTCCTGCTATCAAGGGCATCTATGTTACGGCTTATAGTGCAGGCGGTTCGCGTATGACCCAGCTGCTTGAACTGCTCGACAAAACAGAGCTCAATTCCATGATTATTGATATTAAGGATGATGCAGGTTACATCACTTATCCAACGACCAATCCCGAGCTGCTGAAATTGGGCAAGCCGCAAAAATTCATTCGGGATATTTCCGGTTTGATGGACCGATTGAAAAAGCACAACGTGTACCCGATTGCCCGTATTGTAGTATTTAAAGATACGGTATTAGCCAACAAAAATCCCGAAATGTCCTTCCGCAATCCTGACGGCTCTGTCTGGAAAAACGGCAAGGGAGATGGGTTCGTCAATCCCTATAATAAAGAGGTTTGGGATTATAATATTGCTATCGCCAAGGAGGCGGCAAAGCTGGGCTTCAAGGAAATTCAGTTTGATTATGTACGTTTCCCTGAAGGCTTTGAAAAAAGAGCGGACAAGCTGAAATATACCAAATCCGATCAATCACGTGTGGATGCGGTCGCTGAGTTCGTGCAATATGCCCGTAAAGAGCTTGCTCCACTGGGTGTGCGGGTATCGGTAGATATTTTCGGGTATGCCGCATCCGTTCCTGCTGCGGAAGGAATCGGACAGGATTTCGCCAAAATTTCAGAAAACGTGGATGTCATTTCTCCTATGGTTTATCCAAGCCACTATACAACAGGCTGGTTCGGTGTAAAAGACCCTGACAAAAATCCGTACCAGACCATTAAAGGCTCGATGGCAGATACGCACAAAAAGCTTGACCCGACAGGCAAGCTGAAACCAATCATTCGTCCATGGATTCAGGATTTTACCGCAAGCTGGCTGGGAAGCGGTCATTATGCGAAGTATGGTAAAACCCAGGTCGAGGATCAAATTCGAGCGCTCAAGGATATGAAGGTTGACGAATATTTACTCTGGAATGCTACAAACCGCTATACTAGCGGAGTAACGTACAAATAA
- a CDS encoding DUF3906 family protein — MYLFKIEVDSSEGALTVILVAENEEQAFQAVDQHVERHFLYPPKLNEVAIVEKKRITSGTAYVMETR; from the coding sequence ATGTATTTGTTCAAAATCGAAGTGGACAGCTCGGAAGGAGCCTTAACTGTTATTCTCGTTGCGGAAAATGAGGAGCAGGCATTTCAGGCTGTGGATCAGCATGTGGAGAGACATTTTCTGTATCCTCCGAAACTGAACGAAGTAGCTATTGTGGAGAAAAAAAGAATAACTTCGGGTACTGCCTATGTCATGGAAACACGCTGA
- a CDS encoding DUF624 domain-containing protein, whose protein sequence is MEFKGAMGGIYRLTEWITRLAATNLLWVLCSSPFMFCLILKLLVMNQNLANESLQMNWAMAVLAPLTLFPATSAMFSVVRKWVMGDTDAGVFRTFFKGYKENYKQSLIGGIFYTLLFVIMYVDYTVYMTQLNNLQIVGIIMLILMIILLVSMFNFFSMVAHYHMSIGQLIKNAVLLTLIRPFRVFSTLLGSAVVIFIGVKYPVLFLFFIGSVVAWFAFFNFYGTFLKMQDQMEKMKQKDEEAASTEDKKSDNLQK, encoded by the coding sequence TTGGAGTTTAAAGGAGCTATGGGTGGTATTTATCGCCTGACTGAATGGATTACCCGACTGGCGGCTACCAATTTGTTATGGGTGTTATGCTCGTCGCCTTTTATGTTCTGTCTCATACTCAAACTACTTGTGATGAATCAGAACTTGGCTAATGAATCTTTACAAATGAACTGGGCGATGGCTGTTTTGGCACCGCTTACTTTATTCCCGGCTACATCGGCCATGTTTAGCGTCGTTCGCAAATGGGTAATGGGCGATACGGATGCAGGTGTGTTTCGTACCTTTTTTAAAGGATACAAGGAAAACTACAAGCAGAGCCTGATCGGAGGCATCTTTTACACGCTGCTGTTTGTCATTATGTATGTGGATTATACCGTGTATATGACGCAGCTCAACAATTTGCAAATTGTAGGCATTATCATGCTTATTCTCATGATTATTTTGCTCGTATCCATGTTTAACTTTTTCTCGATGGTTGCTCATTATCATATGTCCATCGGACAACTGATCAAAAATGCGGTCTTGCTGACGCTCATTCGACCGTTCCGTGTATTTTCTACCTTGCTCGGTAGCGCGGTTGTTATCTTTATCGGGGTCAAATACCCTGTGCTGTTCTTGTTCTTCATTGGTAGTGTGGTAGCCTGGTTTGCTTTCTTTAATTTTTATGGAACGTTCCTCAAGATGCAGGATCAGATGGAAAAAATGAAACAGAAAGACGAAGAAGCAGCAAGCACGGAAGACAAGAAAAGTGATAACCTCCAAAAATAA
- a CDS encoding DUF1499 domain-containing protein: MSLKRTLVGIVRSQEGTSDRVKDPQMKTRYYNLSRDKAWEEVSSVLKKIPGYKVLHEVPSVGEITLEKRTAFGRTVDITVSILSVSPVRSAVDIYSASRGSLGDMGANYRIILQLFAVIDKKLSAYKVVQ; encoded by the coding sequence TTGTCGTTGAAGAGGACTCTGGTAGGGATTGTGCGCAGCCAAGAAGGTACAAGCGACCGGGTCAAAGACCCCCAAATGAAGACGCGCTATTATAACTTATCGAGGGACAAGGCCTGGGAAGAGGTATCGTCCGTTTTAAAAAAGATTCCTGGCTACAAGGTGCTGCATGAAGTGCCCTCCGTAGGTGAGATTACGCTTGAGAAGCGAACAGCATTCGGCAGAACTGTGGACATTACCGTTTCTATATTGTCCGTCTCGCCAGTTCGGAGCGCTGTGGATATTTATTCCGCTTCGCGCGGATCGCTGGGGGACATGGGTGCAAATTATCGCATTATTTTGCAGTTGTTCGCTGTGATTGACAAGAAACTGTCCGCTTATAAGGTTGTACAGTGA
- the tpx gene encoding thiol peroxidase — MAQERKEVATFKGNPLTLVGPELKVGDQAPDFKLQKNLLEAATLQDFAGKVKLISVVPSLDTGVCDAQTRRFNQEADSLGDQVVILTVSVDLPFAQARWCGAAGIDRVLTLSDYKDHSFGEAYGVFIKEFHLDHRAIFVIDQNDKIAYVEYLSEMSEHPDYEQAIAAVKKLV; from the coding sequence ATGGCACAAGAACGTAAAGAAGTTGCTACTTTTAAAGGCAATCCTTTGACTCTCGTGGGTCCTGAACTGAAAGTTGGAGATCAGGCACCTGATTTTAAATTGCAAAAAAATCTGCTGGAAGCTGCTACGCTTCAAGACTTTGCAGGTAAAGTCAAGCTAATCAGCGTTGTTCCTTCTCTTGATACAGGCGTGTGTGACGCACAAACCCGTCGTTTTAATCAAGAAGCGGATTCTCTTGGGGACCAAGTCGTGATACTGACTGTCAGCGTCGATCTGCCGTTCGCCCAAGCTCGTTGGTGTGGTGCTGCGGGCATTGACCGTGTATTGACACTATCCGATTACAAGGACCATTCCTTTGGAGAGGCCTATGGCGTGTTCATTAAGGAATTCCACCTGGATCATCGCGCTATTTTCGTTATTGATCAAAACGATAAAATCGCTTATGTAGAATACTTGAGCGAAATGTCTGAGCATCCTGACTATGAGCAAGCGATTGCAGCGGTGAAGAAGCTCGTTTAA
- a CDS encoding rhomboid family intramembrane serine protease, with amino-acid sequence MIFLRYENWKSYLRFYPVTCLILLINIVMFIVLTVHGGSENSLTLIRYGALINEDPFTNQLWRYVSAMFLHAGFDHLFFNSFAILVFAPPLERLLGSFRYALLYLATGIVGNVMSIAHYNMVAETTVSVGASGAIYGIYGAFLYVALFQRTLMDEASRKTLYTLLGFGILFSFAVANINWTAHFGGLLSGFFLYGLMIRLTGQRKRH; translated from the coding sequence TTGATTTTTTTACGTTATGAGAACTGGAAAAGTTATTTACGTTTTTACCCGGTAACCTGTTTGATTCTGCTTATCAATATCGTGATGTTTATTGTGCTGACTGTTCATGGTGGATCGGAAAATAGTTTAACACTGATTCGGTATGGAGCCTTGATCAATGAGGATCCCTTTACCAACCAGTTATGGCGGTATGTGTCAGCTATGTTTTTACACGCGGGGTTTGATCATCTTTTCTTTAATTCCTTTGCGATTCTCGTATTTGCTCCACCGCTGGAACGTCTGCTAGGGTCCTTTCGATACGCGCTGTTGTACCTTGCTACAGGCATTGTAGGAAACGTAATGTCCATTGCGCATTACAACATGGTAGCGGAAACTACGGTCTCTGTAGGGGCCTCAGGAGCGATATATGGCATCTACGGTGCATTTCTGTACGTTGCCCTGTTCCAGCGGACGCTTATGGATGAGGCTTCGCGCAAAACACTGTACACGCTGCTCGGCTTTGGTATCCTGTTTTCGTTTGCTGTGGCGAACATTAACTGGACCGCCCATTTTGGAGGACTGCTCAGCGGGTTTTTCCTGTATGGATTGATGATCAGATTGACTGGCCAACGTAAACGTCACTAA
- a CDS encoding MerR family transcriptional regulator, whose protein sequence is MKLFRIGELAKTAGVSERTIDYYTKLGLITPEERSLKNYRLYNDETLKRLERINQMKQEKYSLEEIKQTLMKWNSVSGEEHVTDKLTSLEMHMQRLEREVNELQPLLGQLKPVQARKLLTGLLPQSAACIEALKYLLEHSSMM, encoded by the coding sequence ATGAAGCTATTTCGAATTGGCGAGCTAGCCAAGACGGCTGGTGTCAGCGAACGGACCATTGATTATTATACGAAGCTTGGTTTGATCACACCTGAAGAACGATCTTTGAAAAATTATCGGCTATACAATGATGAAACTTTAAAAAGGCTTGAACGTATTAACCAAATGAAACAAGAGAAGTATAGCCTCGAGGAAATCAAACAGACATTAATGAAGTGGAATTCGGTTTCAGGCGAAGAGCACGTCACCGACAAGCTGACAAGTCTGGAGATGCACATGCAGCGCCTGGAGCGCGAAGTCAATGAGCTACAACCTCTTTTGGGGCAGCTCAAGCCCGTTCAAGCGCGTAAGCTGCTTACTGGTCTACTACCGCAAAGCGCCGCTTGTATCGAAGCTCTGAAGTATTTGCTGGAGCATAGCTCTATGATGTAA
- a CDS encoding zinc metallopeptidase, with amino-acid sequence MMGMYLLIILAFGLSLWAQFRVKGTFNKWSDVPNENGMTGYDAARHMLDRNGLHDVPIEPVPGALSDHYDPMQRVVRLSEPVYYEKSISAVAVACHEVGHAIQHKEHYPMLALRHRIFPIVNFASGLAPFLLIAGFLFSYTNLIGLGIIFFSATVAFQLITLPVEFNASNRAREIMVSEGFIRSDEERGVAKVLNAAALTYVAAALVSLLELIRLIGIFNSRD; translated from the coding sequence ATGATGGGGATGTATCTATTGATTATTCTTGCGTTCGGCTTATCCTTATGGGCGCAATTTCGTGTTAAAGGTACCTTTAATAAATGGTCTGATGTTCCTAACGAAAACGGCATGACAGGCTACGATGCCGCCCGGCACATGCTGGATCGCAACGGTTTGCATGATGTGCCCATTGAACCTGTGCCCGGTGCGTTATCTGACCACTATGATCCGATGCAACGAGTAGTACGCTTGTCCGAGCCTGTATATTATGAAAAATCTATTTCCGCAGTTGCAGTGGCTTGTCACGAGGTCGGTCATGCGATTCAGCATAAAGAGCATTATCCTATGCTGGCGCTGCGTCACCGGATTTTCCCGATTGTCAACTTCGCATCCGGTCTTGCACCGTTTCTGCTGATTGCCGGGTTCTTGTTCAGCTACACTAACCTGATTGGCTTAGGCATTATCTTTTTCTCGGCTACTGTCGCTTTTCAATTAATTACATTGCCAGTCGAATTTAATGCTTCCAACCGAGCCCGTGAAATTATGGTGTCCGAAGGATTTATCCGCAGTGATGAAGAACGAGGTGTAGCTAAAGTATTGAATGCCGCTGCATTAACATATGTGGCCGCCGCTCTCGTTTCCTTGCTGGAGCTGATTCGCTTGATCGGTATCTTCAACAGCCGTGACTAA
- a CDS encoding MATE family efflux transporter gives MHLTLTNSQKWKQLFNILLPILVTQLALSAMTFFDTNMSGHFSSADLAGVAIGVSLWVPVQTGLNGILMAITPIVSQLVGAQRKDKVSYYVIQALWLSLTLSMIVLIAGIFLVKPILHGMNLELRVHNVALYYLCAMAFGIAPLFAYTVLRSFMDALGQTRFTMTITLMSLPINVLLNYLLIYGNWGFPRLGGVGSGVATAATYWIVMLVAGMTTHRGKIFAEYGVFSKIYGIAASAWKELIKIGVPIGFAIFFETAVFAAVTLFMSSYNTATIAAHQAAMNFATTLYMIPLSICMALTILVGYEAGAGRSRDAKIYSVMGISSAIGLSLITAVVLVIWGEQVARLYSTDPQVILLAQHFLLYAIFFQISDAIATPTQGALRGYKDVNSAFLITFLAYWVIGLPVGYMIARWTSFGPYGYWIGLITGLAAGAVALLFRLLVVQRRFTENKRHAEAV, from the coding sequence ATGCATTTGACGCTAACTAACAGCCAAAAATGGAAGCAGCTTTTTAACATTTTGCTTCCTATTCTGGTAACACAGCTTGCACTATCCGCGATGACTTTTTTTGATACTAATATGTCGGGACACTTTTCTTCTGCCGATTTGGCTGGTGTAGCTATCGGAGTGAGTCTGTGGGTCCCTGTACAAACAGGCCTCAACGGAATACTTATGGCCATCACCCCTATTGTATCCCAATTGGTTGGAGCACAGCGCAAGGACAAGGTTTCTTACTATGTCATTCAGGCGCTGTGGCTCTCACTCACTCTATCCATGATTGTTCTGATTGCAGGTATTTTTCTCGTTAAGCCCATTCTTCACGGAATGAATCTGGAGTTGAGGGTTCATAATGTGGCCTTGTACTACCTTTGTGCGATGGCCTTCGGCATTGCCCCGCTCTTTGCCTATACGGTCCTTCGGAGCTTTATGGATGCGCTGGGACAAACTCGGTTTACAATGACCATCACGCTGATGTCGTTGCCTATCAATGTCTTGTTGAATTACTTACTTATTTATGGAAACTGGGGTTTTCCCCGTCTGGGGGGTGTGGGCTCCGGAGTAGCAACTGCCGCCACGTACTGGATTGTTATGCTTGTCGCTGGCATGACCACACATCGGGGAAAGATATTTGCCGAATACGGGGTTTTCAGCAAGATATACGGCATCGCTGCTAGCGCTTGGAAAGAGCTTATCAAAATCGGCGTACCCATCGGCTTTGCGATTTTTTTCGAGACCGCTGTCTTCGCAGCTGTTACCCTCTTCATGAGCAGTTATAATACTGCAACAATTGCGGCTCATCAGGCCGCTATGAACTTTGCGACCACGCTGTATATGATTCCACTCAGTATTTGTATGGCGCTCACAATTCTGGTTGGGTATGAGGCAGGGGCAGGACGATCGCGGGATGCAAAAATATACAGCGTAATGGGGATCAGCAGTGCGATTGGTCTGTCATTGATCACGGCTGTTGTGCTTGTGATCTGGGGCGAACAGGTCGCAAGGCTGTACTCCACCGATCCACAGGTTATTCTGTTAGCGCAACATTTCCTGCTCTATGCGATTTTCTTTCAAATATCCGACGCTATCGCTACACCTACTCAAGGAGCACTGCGTGGATATAAGGATGTAAATTCGGCCTTTCTGATTACGTTCCTGGCCTATTGGGTTATCGGACTTCCTGTAGGATATATGATCGCACGTTGGACATCATTTGGTCCCTACGGCTACTGGATTGGCTTGATTACAGGTTTGGCTGCGGGAGCAGTGGCACTTCTCTTCCGCCTGCTGGTTGTACAACGACGTTTTACCGAAAATAAACGACACGCAGAGGCTGTTTAG
- a CDS encoding YitT family protein codes for MLKIVLNCFVVILGAAAIASGFNLFLVPHHLLSGGVAGLSMLIGYFTKFDISVMYFVLNIPMLIAGWFILGKRFISMSILSVVATTWILACIPVQPLVKDPLLASVFGGVLIGVGAGISFRVGGSTGGFDIIGSIVTRYRDFPVGTVLVGLNGLVILAAGYLNKDWNIALASMLSIFVTGKVLDQIYVSHTKITVYIITEHTEKLLSRMLTTPRGVSKIKIEGAFSHTEKDMLMTVTTRYELAELKRIIKKVDPSAFVNIVETVGVMGSFRRR; via the coding sequence TTGTTAAAAATAGTGTTAAACTGTTTTGTTGTCATTTTGGGAGCCGCTGCTATAGCAAGCGGTTTTAATCTGTTTCTCGTGCCCCACCACCTGTTGAGCGGCGGAGTAGCAGGGCTTTCCATGTTAATCGGCTACTTTACAAAATTCGATATCAGCGTGATGTATTTTGTCCTGAACATCCCGATGCTTATTGCTGGCTGGTTTATTTTGGGCAAACGATTTATTAGTATGAGCATTTTGTCTGTTGTCGCCACAACATGGATTTTGGCCTGTATTCCGGTGCAACCTCTCGTTAAAGATCCGCTGCTTGCCTCCGTTTTTGGTGGAGTACTGATTGGCGTTGGAGCAGGGATCTCCTTTCGGGTGGGGGGGTCTACTGGCGGTTTTGACATTATCGGCTCCATTGTCACCCGTTACCGCGATTTCCCTGTCGGAACTGTGCTCGTCGGTTTGAATGGACTGGTTATTCTGGCAGCGGGATATCTGAATAAAGACTGGAACATTGCCCTTGCATCCATGTTATCCATTTTCGTGACCGGCAAAGTGTTGGATCAGATTTATGTGAGCCACACCAAAATAACCGTTTACATCATCACTGAGCATACCGAGAAGCTGCTCAGCCGAATGCTGACAACGCCGCGTGGAGTAAGTAAAATTAAAATTGAAGGTGCATTTTCTCATACCGAAAAGGATATGCTGATGACAGTTACAACACGCTACGAGCTGGCAGAACTGAAACGCATTATTAAGAAAGTGGATCCTTCTGCTTTCGTTAATATCGTAGAAACGGTAGGGGTTATGGGCTCTTTCCGCCGAAGATAA
- a CDS encoding LysR family transcriptional regulator, with translation MELRQLQYFMKVAQKEHVTQAAEELHVAQSAVSRQIHQLEEELGVNLFMQKGRNLQLTPVGQLFCKRVETIIKDLERAVLEVHEFLDPEGGEIRIGFPHSLGIHLIPTVVAEFRKRYPNVKFRFKQGMYPSLIRDVLAGEVDLAFVSPFPDRHDHVEGDVVLTEELFAVLPPNHPLASAGHITLDQLKGEKFILFRDGYSLRPIVWQACLEAGFTPDIAFEGEETDTIRGLVAAGMGVSLLPEMALFQTNPLQPARVSIVDPEVTRTIGLIHRRDDKLPLVAKSFRTFLLQYFGLQGSGTVTDGSAKAD, from the coding sequence GTGGAACTACGACAGTTGCAATACTTTATGAAGGTAGCGCAAAAGGAACATGTCACTCAGGCGGCCGAGGAGCTGCATGTGGCGCAATCTGCGGTCAGTCGGCAAATTCATCAGCTTGAAGAGGAGCTGGGTGTGAACCTTTTTATGCAAAAGGGCCGCAACTTGCAGCTTACACCGGTGGGGCAGTTATTTTGCAAGCGGGTTGAAACGATTATAAAGGATTTGGAGCGGGCTGTTCTGGAGGTTCATGAGTTTTTAGACCCGGAGGGTGGAGAAATTCGTATAGGCTTCCCGCACAGTTTGGGCATTCATCTTATTCCTACGGTTGTAGCTGAATTTCGTAAACGGTATCCGAATGTTAAATTTAGATTTAAACAGGGGATGTACCCAAGTTTGATCCGTGATGTGTTAGCGGGTGAGGTGGATTTGGCTTTTGTATCCCCTTTTCCGGATCGTCATGATCATGTCGAGGGCGATGTGGTGTTGACTGAGGAACTGTTTGCGGTCCTGCCCCCTAACCATCCTTTGGCTTCAGCCGGGCACATCACGCTGGATCAGCTTAAAGGAGAAAAGTTCATTCTGTTCAGAGATGGTTACTCTTTGCGTCCGATTGTCTGGCAGGCTTGTCTGGAGGCTGGATTTACGCCGGACATCGCTTTTGAAGGCGAGGAGACGGATACGATCCGCGGATTAGTTGCCGCAGGCATGGGGGTCAGCCTTTTGCCGGAGATGGCGTTGTTCCAGACCAATCCGCTCCAACCTGCGAGAGTGTCGATTGTTGATCCCGAAGTGACGCGAACTATTGGCTTAATTCACCGTAGAGACGACAAGCTTCCGTTGGTTGCCAAATCGTTCCGTACTTTTTTGTTGCAATATTTTGGTCTTCAAGGTAGTGGCACTGTGACGGATGGAAGTGCTAAAGCGGACTAA
- a CDS encoding DEAD/DEAH box helicase — translation MTTFAEFNLEPKVLEAITELGFEEATPIQSQSIPLALQGRDMIGQAQTGTGKTAAFGIPLISKISKNDDKIRALIMAPTRELAIQVAEEIEKLSRFKGLRTLPIYGGQDIVRQIRALKKKPQIIIGTPGRLLDHINRKTIKLEDVNTVVLDEADEMLDMGFMEDIQSILKQVPDERQTMLFSATMPPNIKRLAEQFLKNPEHVSVIPKQVSAPLIDQAYIEVPERQKFEALSRLIDMESPELAIVFGRTKRRVDELAEALQKRGYSADGLHGDLSQNQRDAVMRKFRDGSIDVLVATDVAARGLDVSGVSHVVNFDLPQDPESYVHRIGRTGRAGKEGEAWSFVTPREIDHLHFIERVTRHRIARKPLPTLAEALEGKQRIIAERLLEAVESGELNEYKGLAIQMLEQYDSVQLLSAALKLMTGEKREASVELTPEDPIRAKRRKPDVRSGGRKPSNYSGRSNGGYNSNRTGGSGSGSKGGYGGYNRGSKEGGSYNRDSASRNSGDRRPRPSSSGETRRPARREDSSSE, via the coding sequence TTGACGACATTTGCAGAATTTAATCTTGAACCGAAAGTACTTGAGGCGATTACAGAGCTAGGTTTTGAAGAAGCGACGCCGATTCAATCCCAATCCATTCCTCTTGCGTTGCAAGGAAGAGACATGATTGGCCAAGCCCAAACAGGTACAGGTAAAACCGCAGCTTTTGGTATTCCGTTGATCAGCAAAATCTCTAAAAACGACGACAAAATCAGAGCACTGATTATGGCTCCTACACGTGAGCTTGCCATTCAGGTTGCTGAAGAAATCGAAAAGCTGTCCCGCTTCAAAGGCCTTCGCACCCTGCCGATCTATGGCGGTCAAGATATCGTGCGCCAGATTCGCGCTTTGAAAAAGAAACCTCAAATTATCATTGGTACACCAGGTCGCTTGCTCGACCATATTAACCGCAAAACCATCAAGCTGGAAGACGTAAACACCGTCGTTTTGGATGAAGCGGATGAAATGTTGGATATGGGCTTTATGGAAGATATCCAATCCATTCTGAAGCAGGTTCCGGACGAGCGTCAAACGATGCTTTTCTCGGCTACGATGCCTCCTAATATCAAAAGACTGGCTGAACAATTCCTTAAAAACCCTGAGCATGTTTCAGTTATCCCTAAACAAGTTAGTGCTCCACTGATTGATCAGGCCTACATTGAAGTTCCTGAACGTCAAAAATTCGAAGCTTTGAGCCGTTTGATCGACATGGAATCTCCAGAACTCGCTATCGTATTTGGTCGCACCAAGCGTCGGGTAGACGAGCTTGCTGAAGCTCTGCAAAAACGTGGATATTCCGCAGACGGTTTGCATGGTGACTTGTCTCAGAACCAACGTGATGCTGTAATGCGCAAATTCCGCGACGGAAGCATTGACGTGCTCGTAGCAACTGATGTAGCTGCCCGTGGTTTGGACGTTTCCGGTGTATCTCACGTTGTGAACTTTGACCTTCCGCAAGATCCGGAAAGCTATGTTCACCGTATTGGACGTACTGGACGTGCAGGTAAAGAAGGGGAAGCATGGTCTTTCGTAACGCCTCGTGAAATTGATCATCTGCATTTCATTGAACGTGTAACTCGTCACCGTATTGCGCGTAAGCCGCTTCCAACCTTGGCTGAAGCTTTGGAAGGCAAACAACGCATCATCGCAGAACGTCTCCTGGAGGCTGTAGAAAGCGGTGAGCTGAACGAATACAAAGGTTTGGCTATTCAAATGCTGGAGCAGTATGACTCCGTACAACTTCTCTCCGCAGCTCTGAAGCTGATGACTGGCGAGAAAAGAGAAGCGTCTGTTGAGCTGACTCCGGAAGATCCAATTCGTGCAAAACGTCGTAAACCGGATGTTCGTTCTGGCGGACGCAAGCCGTCTAACTACAGCGGACGCAGTAACGGTGGTTATAACTCCAACCGTACTGGCGGCAGTGGTAGTGGCAGCAAAGGCGGATATGGTGGCTACAACCGTGGCAGCAAAGAAGGCGGTAGCTACAACCGTGATTCCGCGAGCCGCAATAGCGGAGATCGCAGACCACGTCCAAGCAGTAGCGGAGAAACTCGTCGTCCTGCAAGACGCGAAGATTCCTCTTCTGAATAA